The DNA sequence TAATCTCTTTTTCATTTTTACTATTTTTTAATATTTTTTTTGTATCTATGTTTTTTAAATCTTTAAATTTTACATTCTTTTTTACAGATTTGTTTATAATCTCTTCTATATTTATATTAGTATTAAATTTTTTAACTTCCTCTTCTAAATTTTTAGGCATTAGCGAAACTAATTTAGGCGAAATTTTACTTATAGCTTTTCCAGAATAACTTTTATATAACTCTTTATGAAATTGGTCATTAAAATTAGAGATAGCAGCCATAACTAAAAGTATAACTATAGCTATAAAACTTCCTTTTAAAAATCCTGCTAATCCACCAAGCACTCTATCTAACCATCCTAATAGAATTGTATGGAAAAATTTCTTCAGTAGTAAAATAATCATATACATAATAATATATGATACTAATATTGTCAAAACATATACAATCAAATAATTAGTATTATTTTTTATATGCTTACTCCCAAAAACTATAAGATAAATATTTCCAGAAATCCTTTTCGCTATTAATATAGATATTAATCCACCAAATAATGAAAAAAACTCTAAAATAAACCCTTTAAATATACCTATTATCATACTTAACGCAATTATTGCAATTATAATAGAATCAATATACATATTTCCCTCCAACTTTATTTTTTTATATTATTTAATTCATCACCTTTACCCATAAACATTTAAGATATAAACTTTCTGGAATATGTAAAATCCAAGGATGATCTTCTGGTTGATATGTAACTCCAACCACTTTTAATAATTTCCCATTTTTAGATGCTGCCATTCTTGTTACTTCAATCAAATCTTGTAAAGTAATGTGATATGCACATGTGCATACTCCTAATATTCCATCTTTTTCAATTAATTTAAATCCATTATCACATAAATTATAGAATAGATCTCTTCCTTTTTTTACATCATTTTTACTTTTTACTAATGCTGGTGGATCTAATACAATTAAATCATATTTCTCTTTTTTTTGAGATAATATATTTAATATGCTAAAAGCATCTCCTTCTATTGTAGAAAAATCGCCTTCAAACTCATTTAAACTATAATTTTTTTTAGCTACTTCTAATGCCTCAGGTGATTTATCTATTGCAACTACTTTTTTACTACCTTTTTTCAAAGCAGCCATTGAAAATCCTCCACTTGATGAAAAAACATCTAAAACTTTACTGTTAGGTTTTATATAGTTCATTATAAATTTCCTAGAATCTCTTTGATCTAAAAAGAACCCTGTTTTTTGTCCATTAACTATATCAATAATAAATTTCATACCATTGTCTTCCATTATTATTTCATCTGGAATTTCTCCATATATAAGCCCGCTTTTTAATTCTAATCCCTCTTTTATTCTACTTCCCATATCTGATCTTTCATAAATCCCTTTAGGTTTTATTACTTCCCTTAATGATTTTATTATCTCTTCTTTAAATTTTTCTATTCCTAATGTTCTAAATTGAACTGATAAATATTTACCAAACATATCTACAATTAATCCAGAAAATCCATCTGCTTCAGAGTAAAATAATCTAATTGAATTTGTTTCATTTAAAATATGTTTTCTATTTTCATATGCTGTTTTTATCCTATTTTTAATAAATTTTTTATCTATTTTTTCATCTTGTGTTGTTAATACTCTTACCAAAGTACTTGCATTATCATTAATATATCCTCTTCCTACAAAACTTAAATCTTCTGACACAACATCTACTATATCTCCATTTTCATAATTTCCCATAATAGATTTCACTTCATCTTTATATACAAATGGGTAAAAATTTCTTATTTTTCTATCTTTCATTTTTTTTAATATTACTCTTACTTTTGCCATTATTTCTCCTTTTATACTATTTTCTTTTTATACTATTTTTTTATTTTTTATATTATTCTTATTTTTTATATTATTCCAACTATTTCATTTCAAACATTTTAACATTAATACTTTTTTTCCTTTTTAATTTTTTTATCTCTTTTTTTAAAATTATTAATTCATTAATATCATAAATTTTCTTATCTTTATTTATAATTTTAAATAATTTAATATCTAGTTCACTATAAAAAAAGAATAAACTTTTTTTTACATTAATCACTTTACCATAAATTATAGAACCTTTCTCAGCAATACCTTTTATCTTTTCTTCTAAAATAAATTTAATAATTTCACCATTTTTTAATTTTATTTTTCTAAAATCCCTATATAGTTTTAGTTCTATTTTGTTATTTTTCATAGATTTTTTTAGCTCTTTTTCCTGACTAAAAAATATTTTTTCTTCACTGTTTTTATTACCTAAAAATTTTTTTATTTTTTTTATTCTATCTAAAAAATTCAATTTATTATTATATTTTCTAAAACAACCATATTCAATTTTTTCTATTCTATCAAGTATAGATTTATCAAAGCTTTTTTTCCCAAATATAATTAATTCAGATTCTCCTAACTTATTTTTAATATTATCTTGTAAAAAATTATATAATTTATTTTCTCTCTCTTCTATACTTCCTTCTCCTACTTCTCCATATACTTTTTTTTCCATAATACCAATTTGTTTTTCAATCGTAAAACTATCATCTAATGTAAATCCATATAATATATTTTCAATTTCTATATATTTATTATTATCTCCAAAACTAAATAAAAATATAAGAAAAAACAATAGCACGCTTATAATTTTTTTATCCATAATTATTAAATCCCCCTAATATATTATGAAACAATATATGCTCAAAGTTTCTTAAAAAAATATAAAATATATCTTCTACTAAAAAATAAGCAAATAATTATTTTTTACAACCCTAATTTATAAAAAAATTCATATCAAATTTTATATTAAAATCTTTACTATATATATGTAATTCATATTCACCACTATTTATAGCTTCTTCTGTATTACTTTCATTCATCCA is a window from the Haliovirga abyssi genome containing:
- a CDS encoding CvpA family protein, whose product is MYIDSIIIAIIALSMIIGIFKGFILEFFSLFGGLISILIAKRISGNIYLIVFGSKHIKNNTNYLIVYVLTILVSYIIMYMIILLLKKFFHTILLGWLDRVLGGLAGFLKGSFIAIVILLVMAAISNFNDQFHKELYKSYSGKAISKISPKLVSLMPKNLEEEVKKFNTNINIEEIINKSVKKNVKFKDLKNIDTKKILKNSKNEKEINDILQKALKGEVK
- a CDS encoding class I SAM-dependent rRNA methyltransferase, which encodes MAKVRVILKKMKDRKIRNFYPFVYKDEVKSIMGNYENGDIVDVVSEDLSFVGRGYINDNASTLVRVLTTQDEKIDKKFIKNRIKTAYENRKHILNETNSIRLFYSEADGFSGLIVDMFGKYLSVQFRTLGIEKFKEEIIKSLREVIKPKGIYERSDMGSRIKEGLELKSGLIYGEIPDEIIMEDNGMKFIIDIVNGQKTGFFLDQRDSRKFIMNYIKPNSKVLDVFSSSGGFSMAALKKGSKKVVAIDKSPEALEVAKKNYSLNEFEGDFSTIEGDAFSILNILSQKKEKYDLIVLDPPALVKSKNDVKKGRDLFYNLCDNGFKLIEKDGILGVCTCAYHITLQDLIEVTRMAASKNGKLLKVVGVTYQPEDHPWILHIPESLYLKCLWVKVMN